In Actinomyces marmotae, the DNA window TCGGGCTCCAGGGCGACGACGAGCCGTTCCCCGACGAGGTCGAGGACGGGCACCATGCGGGGGGCGAGGACGGGGGCGAGGGATTCCATGCCCTCGCAGGGGATGCCCTCGGCGATCTTGCCGAGCATGTCGGCGGCTCCCGGGATCGCCCCGGTCAGTGCCCGGGCGCGCTCGCGCACGGCGTCGGTGAGGAGCAGCTCGCGGCAGGGGTGGAGGGTGGCGCCGTCTAGCTCCTCCACTGTGCGCTGGTCGGCGACGGCGAAGGAAGACACGGATTCGATGTCGTCACCGAAGAAGTCGACGCGCACGGGGCGCGGCAGCGTGGGGGGAAAGACGTCGAGGATGCCGCCGCGCACGGCGAACTCGCCGCGCGACTCCACCATGTCGACCCGTGTGTAGGCGGCGTCGGCCAGTCGGGCGGCGATGGCCTCCAGGCCCTGGCTGGGGCCGGCGGCGAGCCGGATGGGCTCGATCTCTCCCAGGCCGTCGATGACGGGAGCGAGCAGGGCGCGGATGGGAACGACCAGGACGCGGATAGGGCCGTCGGCGCTCGCGGGCCCTGGGCAGGGGTGGGCGAGACGGCGCAGGACCGAGAGTCTGGTGGCCACGGTGTCGGCCCGCGGCGAGAGGCGCTCGTGGGGCAGGGTCTCCCAGGCGGGGAGGACGGCGATGTCGGTGGGCGGCAGGTAGCAGGCGAGGGCGGCGGCGAGATCCTCGGCGTCGCGGCCGGTGGCGGTGATGACGAGCAGGGGCATCCCCTCGCCCGCGGCGGCGCCGGGCTCCTCCCCGACGGCGCGAGCGACGCCGCGCTCCCCCATCGCCATGGCGGCAAGGATCGCGGGCCGCGCCCCGGGGGCGACGACGGCGCTGTTCTCGCCTCGCCGGGTCGCGGCGGCGTCGCGGACGAGTTCGGCGATCGCGGGGTCGGCCAGGAGCGGGGGCAGGAGGGCGGTCAGTCGCACGCGCCGAGTCTAGAGGCGCCGCGGACAGGGGCCGAGCGCGGGGCGCGGGTGGGCGCCCGCCCGCTGGCCATCAGCGCGGGGCGCCGCCGCGCGCCTATCTCGATTCTGGGCGCGGCGACAGGCGGAAGCGGGCGAGGTCGGCTGATGACATCATCAGTCCTTCAGGCCCGGCGACGGCGCCACTGGGCACGGCGACGGGCGCCGGGCCCCCATTGGGAGAACCGGCCACGGCCCCACCGGCGCCGGGCGGGGCCTGGGCGCGCTGGCCGTCGTCGGTCTGGCCGGGGCCCGGGCGCCGGCTGGGTAGCCCGGCGGCGTCATCCCTCCCCTCGCGCTCGGCGGCGCTGGCGGCGACGCTGGCCCCCGCGATCACCCAGACCACAGTGGACAACTGGGTGATGAAGGCGACGGACACGAAGGCCGGGATCATGGAGGCGATGGCGACCTGGGCGGCGTTGCCACGGCCTCCCATCACGCGCAGGACCACGTAGAGCGCGCCGATGAGGAAGGGGATGACGGGCGCCCAGCCGTAGCGGAGGGCGGCCAGGAGCACCTGGTCGTCGATGGAGCGGAACCCCTCCCAGTACACCGTGCCGTTGCGGACGACGCGGGCGGGCGAGGCGCCAATGAGCACCAGTCGTTTGACCAGGATGAGCAGTTGCCCCCGGTACTCCGCGCTGCCCTCCTGCTCATCACCGGCCTGGGCGAAAACGTCCAGCAGCACGGGGGTGGCGATGAATATCCCGGCTCCCAGCGCGATGAGGGTGGCCGAGCGCCACGAGGGCGTGATGTCGGTGCGCATGATGGTCAGGGAGAGGACAAGGGCGATGACGGCGCCGATGATGCCCGCGCGTGACAGGGAGGGCAGGGTCACGCCGACCAGCGCCATCATCCCGGCGATCCTCGCCCACGAGGGCCAGCGGGCGATGGCCACCATGGGGATGCCCGCCGCCATGGACACGCCGAAGACGATCGAGTGGCCGAAGGCCCCTTCGATGCGGGGCAGGCCGGCGCGGATTTGGATGCTCGCCCAGTCGGCGTAGGCGCGGGTGGGGAACTCGATGAGCACGAAGGGATTGATGCGGGTGATCGCCTCGAAGTATCCGAGCGCGGCGGCGATCAGCCATATGGCGGCCACGGCGGTGGCGAAGTCTCTCAGCCCGATCCTCTCCACCAGCATGCGCCCGGCGAGGTAGGCGGGTGCGGCGTCGAGGATGAGCTCGCCCAGGACCGTGTTGAGGGACGCCCCGGCCGCCAGCGAGATCGCCACGAGGGCGAAGCCGGCGCAGATGAGGATGTCGCCCGGGGTGAGGCGCCAGGAGAAGTCGGAGGCCAGCGCCAGGCACACGAGCATGCAGACCCCGGCCGCGGGCGGGATGAACAGGCCGACGTTGACGGTCATCCAGATGCCCATGAGGGCCAGTGAGCCCGCGATGAGGACCGCGCCGACGATCGGCTTGCGCCGAACCGTCCACAGGGTCATCGCGATGACCGGGTAGGACAGGAGGACGATGGCCCCGAGTAGGAGCATCTGCATGATCGGCCCCTCCTCTCTTCCCGCGGCGCCGCCCGTCAAGGGGCGCCATGAGGCTACTACGCACTCGCCGCCACCGCGCAGGGGCGCGGGTCAGGCGGGGTGGGACCGCTCAGGCCGCGGAGCCCTGGAAGACGACGGCGGGCTGGCCCGGGACGACGGTGACGGAGACGGTCACCTTGTCGCGCGCGTCAGCGGGCACGGAGAAGCGGAAGGACCCGGTGACGGTCTCCCCCGCGGCGACGCTGCTGGGAAGCTCGGTGCCTTCGGCGTCCCTGAGCGGGGAGGCCGGGGTCGCGTCCTCGCCGTAGGTGAGGGTTGCCGAGGCGCCGGACAGGTCGACGTCCTGGGAGCCGGCCGTGACCGAGATAGTGACCTGGAGCGCGGGGCCGGCGATCTCGCCGGGGGCGAGGGAGTCACCGGAGACGTCGATGGCCTCGACGGAGGTGACCTTGACGGTCGCGTCCCCGGTGGAGGAAGACTCGTTCAGGGCGACGGCCGGGGCGGAAGCCCCCCTGTAGCCGGCCTGGCCGGGCAGGAGGCCCTCGGGATCGGTGGCCTGAGCACTCGGCGCGGCCCCGTCAGAGGCGGGTGCCACCGGGGTCGGCGCGGTGGTGGCTCCGGCCGTCTCGGTCGTGGTGACCGGCGGCACGGACTCGGTGGCGGCGGCATCGGTCGACGAGGAGCCGTTCGAGCAGCCGACGAGGATCGCTGCCGACAGGACGAGGGCGGAGGCCCGGAGGATGCGGGGGCTTGTCCGAGGAGACATGGTGACTTCCGTGGGATTGTTGGGAACGGGTGGGGAGCATCGGCCGGCGGCGACGAGGGGATCGACGCCGCCGGCCGATGTCAGTGCCGGTTCGCGGTCACTATCAGGCGGTACGGGCCTGGAAAGTGGAGACTAGCATCTTGTTGGTCAGCGAGGTCGCCGAGCCGGAGAGATACCCGGACATGAGGACCGAACCGGCGCCCTGGATCTCCTCGGTGGAATCCGAGGCGGTCAGGGTGGGCGCGGAGGGCTCCTCCTGGCCGTCGAGCCACACGGTGGCGGACAGGTTGGTGGTGCCCTTGCCAATGGCGGAGGTCTTCACGTTGATGTTCTTGCCCACGGCCCAGGTGCCCGGCAACTGGGTCTGGGCGAGGACCTTCTCAGTCCCGCCGACCTGCGAGGTGAGGAACACGAGCACCTCGCCAGTGGACTTGACGTGGATCTTCGTGCCGTAGGCGCCCGAGGCAGTGGAGCGGGGCAGGAAGGAGGCGTACACGCCGCCACCGGTGGGAACCTCGGAGAGGGAGAAGGCCGAGGAGACCTGCGTGGACTCCGAGGAGATCTTCGGCAGCATGGCCGTGGACATCCAGCCCGCCTTGTTCAGGGCGATGGAGCCGACGCCGTCGGCCGTGGCGAAGCGCCCCGGCGAGGAGAGCTTCCAGGCGCCGCCCAGGCTTGAGTCGGGCCAGCCCTTCTCCTGAGCCTTCTTGAAGGCTGCCTGGGCCATGATGCCCTCGCCCTGCGGGACGTCGGTGACGGTGATGGACTGGGTGGTGGACTGGCGGGCACCGGCGTTGTCGGTGACCGTGAGCTTCAGCGTGTAGGTGCCGGCCTCGGCGTAGGTGTGGTTGGCGTTGGCGCCGGTGGCCTTGGTCCCATCGCCGAAGTCCCACTCGTAGGACTCGATGTTGCCGTCAGAGTCAACCGACTCGCTGCCGTCAGCGGTCACGGCCATGCCGGCGACATGAGGACGCAGCACGGGGCGGGGCCCCACGTTGCCCACCTGGCCATGGCGCTGGGCGATCTGATCAGCGGTCAGCTGGGAGTGGTAGATCGCGGTGGAGTCCACAGTCGCCTCAAGCGTACCGGGGGTGTTCTCGCTCACCTTGGGCCAGCCCTTGAGGGAGCCCGTGCCGAGGCGCCAGCCGCCGTTGAATCCCTGCGCGCTGATCACCGTCTTCTCGGAGGCGACGGGCTTGCCGTCGACGTAGAGGTTCTGCCCGGCAGCCCCCAGAGTGGCGACGACGTGGTGCCACTGCCCGTCATTGAGGCCGGTCTGCGAGGACACGACCTTGGTCTCACCGGGGTAGACGCCGAAGTGGATGGCGCCATCGGGGGTCATGTAGAGGAGGCGGTCGCGGTTGCCTCCCTGCTCGTAACTGACGATAGCGCCGCCCTTGTCGGAGGTGGTCTTCACCCAGCTCTCAATGCTGAAGGTCTGGACGTGACCGTCGGTGACCGAGGAGACGGCGGTGGCGGTGCCGCCGACGCCCAGGGCCTTGGATCCGCTCCGCGAGCCAGCCTCGCCAGCCTTCACGCCGGTGGTGCCGGTCATGTTAGCACCGCCGAGGATGTCCTTGAAGGTGGTTCCGGTCTCCTCGTCGAAGGTCCACAGGTGCTTGGCGCCCAGGTTGACGGCACCGTTGTCGAGGCTGTCGAGCTTACTGAAGTCACCTTCCCTGGCGACGGTGACCTTCTTCGACTCGCTGGTCAGGGTGTTGCCGCCCGCGTCGGAGACGACGACCTTGTACGTGTGCTCACCCGCGGGGGCGTGGTTGTCGCGCAGGGTCTTGCGGAACTCCCGGTTCCAGAAGCGGTCGGAGACCGGCAGCGTGCTCACGGGCGTCGTGTCACTATCGCGGTAGAGCGAGTAGGTCAGGGTGGAGTCGTCGCGATCCCAGGTGGGGGAGAAAGTGGCGTCAACGACCCCGTCAGCGGGACTGCTGACATACGGGGCGAGGTCGGCGCCCTTCCCCTCGGGGGCGTGGCTCTTGCTGGCGCCGCGCTTGGGGAAGCGGACGAGGCCCTGCTGGGCCTTGCCATCGACAGTGAGGAACTCGCCCCCGGCGACGATGTACTCGTCGTTTCCGGTGACGTCCCAGGCGCCCTGGCCCTGGCCGGTGTACTTGCCGGCGGAGAGCTCCGGGAACCAGTCAACGATGGAGGGGGAGGTGTGGCCCGACCAGTCCTTGTAGCCGTCAGTGCCCTTGCGGCCGACGGTCACCTCGCCGTTGGCGGTGAAGGAGGTGAGGCGGTACTGGCGCTGGCGGGTGGTGTTGTTCTCGTCCCTGTAGTAGGTGTCTCCCCATCCGCCGATGGTCTCGCAGGAGTGCGCGTGGCTGGCGACGTAGACCTGGTCCTTCGTGGGGTGGATGGCGTAGGAGTCGCCGTGGCAGGGCTCCACCCAGGTCATGTTGCCGTCCCAATCGGCCTTGAAGGCGCCCTCCAGGTTGGCGTTGCGCACGGAGAAGGAGTAGCCGACCCCGTACAGGCTGGTGCCGTCGGTCTTGAGGTCGGTGATGGCGCCGTAGACGCCGCCATTGCGGACCTCGGAGTTGATGGGGGTGGCCAGCAACTTGCCGTCAGAGGCGGAGACGAGGGCCAGGCCGTAGCCGGGGTTGCTGGAGCCGTTGAGGGTGGTGAAGGAGCCGCCGAGGGCGACCTTGGTGCCGTCGGGCGAGACCTGCAGGGACCAGACCTGGGCGTTGTTGCCATCGGCCTCAGGCGCCCAGGAGAGGGTCTTACCGGTCGTGGCGTCCACTGCGGCCGCCTTGGAACGCTTGATGCCGTTGACGTGCTTGAAGGCGCCGCCGGCGTAGACCGTGTTCCCGTGCACGCCGATGGCCCGCACGGTGGTGTGGAACTGGGGGCGGAAGGTGGAGATGAGCGTGCCGGTGGACGTGGAGATGTCGAAGGCGGCTAGACCGCTGTGGAACTCATCGTTGACCTTGTTGAAGTCACCGCCGACGTAGAGGGTCTTCTTGTCCTCGGACACGGCGAGCGTGCGCCCGGCGCCGTTGAGCACGGGGTTGAACTCTTGGATGAGCTCGCCGGTGCTCAGTTTGTAGGCCAGGATGTTGGCCCGGGGCGTCTCCTGAGTCCCGGCGGGGACTCTGGGCGGGCGGGCATGGGTGAAGGAGCCGACGACGTAGACGGTGTCACCGACGATGAGCTGGTCCCACACCACGCCGTTGATCTGAACGGTGGGCAGGGGGTCAGCGGTGTGGTTGGACTGAAGGCGGCCTGAGGCATCGGCCGCCGCGGCGGCGGCGGGGGCCTCAGCGGCGGCAGCGGGCGCCGCCGCGGGCAGGAATGCCAGGGCCATGGGGACGCTGGCGGCCAGCGCGGCCATGGCGCGCAGTGGACGATAAGGGCTCAACGGTACTACTCCGGAACTGTGTGAGGAACCAAGGGGAAACCAAGGTTCGTCGTCGATCAGGGCAAGGCGCCGGCGGATGGGGAACTTTGGCGCCCATACGATCGT includes these proteins:
- a CDS encoding PKD domain-containing protein yields the protein MAALAASVPMALAFLPAAAPAAAAEAPAAAAAADASGRLQSNHTADPLPTVQINGVVWDQLIVGDTVYVVGSFTHARPPRVPAGTQETPRANILAYKLSTGELIQEFNPVLNGAGRTLAVSEDKKTLYVGGDFNKVNDEFHSGLAAFDISTSTGTLISTFRPQFHTTVRAIGVHGNTVYAGGAFKHVNGIKRSKAAAVDATTGKTLSWAPEADGNNAQVWSLQVSPDGTKVALGGSFTTLNGSSNPGYGLALVSASDGKLLATPINSEVRNGGVYGAITDLKTDGTSLYGVGYSFSVRNANLEGAFKADWDGNMTWVEPCHGDSYAIHPTKDQVYVASHAHSCETIGGWGDTYYRDENNTTRQRQYRLTSFTANGEVTVGRKGTDGYKDWSGHTSPSIVDWFPELSAGKYTGQGQGAWDVTGNDEYIVAGGEFLTVDGKAQQGLVRFPKRGASKSHAPEGKGADLAPYVSSPADGVVDATFSPTWDRDDSTLTYSLYRDSDTTPVSTLPVSDRFWNREFRKTLRDNHAPAGEHTYKVVVSDAGGNTLTSESKKVTVAREGDFSKLDSLDNGAVNLGAKHLWTFDEETGTTFKDILGGANMTGTTGVKAGEAGSRSGSKALGVGGTATAVSSVTDGHVQTFSIESWVKTTSDKGGAIVSYEQGGNRDRLLYMTPDGAIHFGVYPGETKVVSSQTGLNDGQWHHVVATLGAAGQNLYVDGKPVASEKTVISAQGFNGGWRLGTGSLKGWPKVSENTPGTLEATVDSTAIYHSQLTADQIAQRHGQVGNVGPRPVLRPHVAGMAVTADGSESVDSDGNIESYEWDFGDGTKATGANANHTYAEAGTYTLKLTVTDNAGARQSTTQSITVTDVPQGEGIMAQAAFKKAQEKGWPDSSLGGAWKLSSPGRFATADGVGSIALNKAGWMSTAMLPKISSESTQVSSAFSLSEVPTGGGVYASFLPRSTASGAYGTKIHVKSTGEVLVFLTSQVGGTEKVLAQTQLPGTWAVGKNINVKTSAIGKGTTNLSATVWLDGQEEPSAPTLTASDSTEEIQGAGSVLMSGYLSGSATSLTNKMLVSTFQARTA
- a CDS encoding DUF4352 domain-containing protein, with amino-acid sequence MSPRTSPRILRASALVLSAAILVGCSNGSSSTDAAATESVPPVTTTETAGATTAPTPVAPASDGAAPSAQATDPEGLLPGQAGYRGASAPAVALNESSSTGDATVKVTSVEAIDVSGDSLAPGEIAGPALQVTISVTAGSQDVDLSGASATLTYGEDATPASPLRDAEGTELPSSVAAGETVTGSFRFSVPADARDKVTVSVTVVPGQPAVVFQGSAA